A portion of the Gossypium arboreum isolate Shixiya-1 chromosome 8, ASM2569848v2, whole genome shotgun sequence genome contains these proteins:
- the LOC108467592 gene encoding uncharacterized protein LOC108467592 yields the protein MRAAVRSVRNIRSAFPQPMKSYSSAFLRKPSHLIEINSTSVYRLPDNAEIHRFLFPAFFILTPFSTDASSKVDITEVNRGGPLVEYERRIEAGELFDGDACQVGTLRELQRLYDEIVESAAACRLDRYAVHEKPVRSRWFWSRLMPQSSYSPVKGLYLYGGVGTGKTMLMDLFFDQLPCNWRKKRIHFHDFMLDVHSCLQRHRGVADPLEVVAGEISDDAILLCLDEFMVTDVADALILNRLFGHLFSNGVILVATSNRAPDSLYEGGLQRDLFLPFIATLKERCIVHEIGSAVDYRKLTSAEEGFYFIGKDLSSLLKTTFQQLIGEHVASPQVAEVVMGRTLQVPLGANGCAYFSFEELCDQPLGAADYFGLFKNFHTLALEGVPKFGLHNRTAAYRFVTLVDVMYENKARLLCTAEGTPLELFENIVTASDAQHMAPRTSSRSRRNDDSNLCVDNELGFTKDRTISRLTEMNSKEYLEQHAEERQLSQQFPKADAAQV from the exons ATGAGAGCGGCTGTTCGATCAGTTCGCAACATAAGATCAGCTTTTCCACAGCCGATGAAAAGTTATTCGAGTGCCTTTTTAAGGAAACCAAGCCATTTGATTGAAATCAATTCTACTTCTGTTTATAGACTTCCTGATAATGCCGAAATCCATAGATTTTTATTCCCCGCATTTTTTATATTAACACCTTTCTCAACGGATGCTTCAAGTAAAGTTGACATCACAG AGGTGAACAGAGGAGGCCCCCTTGTGGAGTATGAACGAAGAATTGAAGCTGGTGAGCTCTTTGACGGTGATGCCTGCCAG GTAGGCACTTTAAGAGAACTTCAAAGACTTTATGATGAGATTGTTGAGTCAGCTGCAGCCTGTCGGTTGGATCGCTATGCGGTTCATGAGAAACCTGTTAG GAGTAGGTGGTTTTGGTCTCGTTTAATGCCACAGTCTTCATACTCCCCTGTCAAGGGACTATATCTTTACGGAGGAGTAGGCACTGGGAAAACTATGTTGATGGACCTCTTCTTTGATCAATT GCCCTGCAATTGGAGGAAGAAAAGGATCCATTTTCACGACTTTATGTTGGATGTCCACAGCTGCTTGCAG AGGCACAGGGGTGTGGCAGATCCACTTGAAGTTGTGGCAGGAGAGATATCTGATGATGCGATTTTACTGTGTCTAGATGAATTTATG GTGACTGATGTAGCTGATGCATTAATATTGAATCGTCTCTTTGGACATTTATTTAGCAATGGAGTT ATACTTGTTGCAACTTCAAATCGTGCTCCAGATAGTCTCTATGAAGGTGGATTGCAGAGGGATCTTTTTCTACCCTTCATTGCCACTTTGAAG GAAAGATGTATTGTTCATGAAATTGGTTCAGCAGTAGACTACCGGAAACTGACCTCG GCAGAAGAAGGTTTCTACTTCATTGGCAAAGATTTGTCCAGCCTACTAAAAACGACCTTTCAGCAGTTGATTGGTGAACATGTTGCTAGTCCACAAGTGGCTGAAGTAGTTATGGGTAGGACGTTGCAG GTTCCCCTTGGTGCTAATGGATGTGCTTATTTCTCGTTTGAGGAACTTTGTGACCAACCTCTTGGGGCTGCAGACTACTTTGGATTGTTCA AGAACTTTCACACCCTAGCGCTGGAAGGTGTTCCAAAATTCGGGCTCCACAACAGGACAGCAGCATATCGGTTTGTCACTTTAGTTGAT GTAATGTATGAGAACAAGGCCAGATTGTTGTGTACTGCCGAGGGTACCCCACTAGAACTATTTGAAAATATCGTAACCGCTTCAGATGCCCAGCATATGGCTCCTAGAACCTCCTCGAGGTCAAGAAGAAATGATGATTCAAACCTTTGTGTGGATAATGAGTTGGGATTTACAAAAGACCGCACCATTAGTAG ACTAACAGAAATGAACAGCAAAGAATACCTTGAACAGCACGCGGAGGAGAGGCAGCTTTCTCAGCAATTTCCCAAGGCAGATGCTGCTCAAGTATAA